GCTCCATGCTCTCCAGCGTGTCGATGGACGGGGTCGTGGTCATCGGCGAGGGGGAGAAGGACGAGGCCCCCATGCTCTACAACGGGGAGCGGGTGGGCGACGGCTCCCCGCCGGTCATCGACATCGCCGTCGACCCGATCGAGGGGACCACCCCCACCGCCCTCGGCCGGCCCAACGCCCTGGCGGTGATCGCGGCCAGCGAGCGGGGCACCATGTTCGATCCCGGCCCGTGCGTCTACATGGAGAAGCTGGCGGTCGG
This region of Actinomycetota bacterium genomic DNA includes:
- a CDS encoding fructose-bisphosphatase class II; this encodes METHRTPLAPGRNLGMDLVRVTEAGALAAAHWLGRGDKDGADAAAVDAMRSMLSSVSMDGVVVIGEGEKDEAPMLYNGERVGDGSPPVIDIAVDPIEGTTPTALGRPNALAVIAASERGTMFDPGPCVYMEKLAVG